DNA sequence from the Archaeoglobus neptunius genome:
ATGGAGAGGGTGAGTGCAATAGCCAGCCAGACCCTCCAGGTTCTGATCGAGAACTTCAAGATATTTGACTCCACGGGCAATGACGTTTCAAGGGATTACGCTGAAATGATGGCAAATGGGGGGAGAAGACTATTTTGAATTTTTTCCCCAGACATGCCAGCTGGAAAAATAATATATCTTTTTTGATCTACCCTATTCGATGAAAGAGCTTGTACTTGCCCTTGATGTGCTTGACTCAGCCAGAGCCCTTGAGGTTGCAAAAAGCACATCAGATTACGTTGACAGGATAAAGGTTAACTATCCTCTTGTCCTCTCAGCAGGGCTCGGGATAATTGCGGAACTTGCAAAAGTCAAACCGGTAATTGCGGATTTTAAGATTGCGGACATACCCTACACAGCCTCTCTGATTGCAGAGATCGCCTTTGAAGCAGGCTCTTCTTCGGTAATAGCCCATGGCTTTTGCGGGGAGGATATGTTGAAAGAGGTTGTGGATGTTGCTGAGGGATACGGCGGAAAGGTTTATGCGGTCACCGAACTGAGCAGTCCTGGTGGGGAGGAGTTTATGTCACCTGTCGCCCTGAAAATCGTTGAAAAGGCGAAGAGGGCAGGATGTCATGGATTGATTGCACCGTCAACGAGGTTGAAGAGGTTAATGTTGATCAGGAAGGCTGCTGGAGATGAAATGGAAATCCTGTGTCCCGGACTCGGTGCGCAGGGGGGAAGCACTGAAGCTGTTAAATATGCCGATGCAATAATAGTTGGTAGGGGTATCTATGCAGCAGATGATCCGGGAAAGGCGGCAGAGCGATACAGAAGACTCCTCGAAATTTGAGCTGATAGCCTTTGATATGGATGGCACCCTAATAGAGCTGAACATACCCTTTGACGAAATAAGGGAGAAGCTTGGCATTAAGAAAAGGTTTATCCTCGAGTCCATCATGGAGGAAACGGATTTAGAAAGAAGACGTGAGATGTTCAGAATTCTGGAGGAATACGAGATCAAGAGCGCCCTTGATGCCGTTCCAGCCTACTACGCCAGAAAACTTATAGAGGGGCTTGACAGCAGGGTGATCAAGGGCATCATTACGAGGAACAGCAGGAGGAGTGCGGAAATTGTTGCTGAGAGGCTCGGGTTCAGCTTTGACTTCATCATCGGAAGAGAAGACGCCCATCCCAAACCCTCTCCAGCACCCCTAAGGCTTGCACTGGACATGTTCGACGTTGAACCGTCAAATGCGTTGATGGTCGGCGATTTTCTCTTTGATCTGCTGTCGGGAAGGGCTGCCGGTGTGAGGACTGCTCTGATCATTACGGAGAGAAACAGGGAAATGGTAAAGTCTTTTATCCAGTACGCAGACTATGTTTTCAACTCTCTTGAGGAGCTTGCAGAATTTCTCGGGGTGAGGGGATGACCGAGATTCCAAAAAGCCATCCAAGATACGTCTCGCTGATGACGAGGGAGCGGCTGGTGGAGGGTGTGAAGCTTGGAGTTACTGCGATGCAGGGATTGATCGCTCACGGCAGAGGCGAGGCTTTCGATTACATCCTGGGGGAGAAGACCAGAGAATTTGCGCTGAAGGCTGAGAAGGCTGCTGTAGCTTCGATGC
Encoded proteins:
- the pyrF gene encoding orotidine-5'-phosphate decarboxylase, with the translated sequence MKELVLALDVLDSARALEVAKSTSDYVDRIKVNYPLVLSAGLGIIAELAKVKPVIADFKIADIPYTASLIAEIAFEAGSSSVIAHGFCGEDMLKEVVDVAEGYGGKVYAVTELSSPGGEEFMSPVALKIVEKAKRAGCHGLIAPSTRLKRLMLIRKAAGDEMEILCPGLGAQGGSTEAVKYADAIIVGRGIYAADDPGKAAERYRRLLEI
- a CDS encoding HAD family hydrolase, whose product is MQQMIRERRQSDTEDSSKFELIAFDMDGTLIELNIPFDEIREKLGIKKRFILESIMEETDLERRREMFRILEEYEIKSALDAVPAYYARKLIEGLDSRVIKGIITRNSRRSAEIVAERLGFSFDFIIGREDAHPKPSPAPLRLALDMFDVEPSNALMVGDFLFDLLSGRAAGVRTALIITERNREMVKSFIQYADYVFNSLEELAEFLGVRG